A section of the Oncorhynchus tshawytscha isolate Ot180627B linkage group LG09, Otsh_v2.0, whole genome shotgun sequence genome encodes:
- the LOC121847287 gene encoding target of Myb protein 1-like, with protein sequence MTGLSMREFDEFAQNRSITQTQPRPSERNEGVADSLAQAQNTRLQNTGTIPVSQTSVMDDIEKWLDVNEEDDMADSEGVTSEEFDRFLAERARAAERLRP encoded by the exons ATGACAGGACTCA GTATGAGGGAATTCGATGAATTTGCACAGAACAGGAgcatcacacagacacaaccgAGACCGAG TGAGCGGAATGAAGGTGTTGCCGACAGTCTGGCTCAAGCACAAAACACCAGATTACAGAACACTGGAACG ATCCCTGTGAGTCAGACGTCTGTGATGGATGACATTGAGAAGTGGCTGGATGTGAACGAG GAGGACGACATGGCTGATTCAGAGGGTGTGACAAGTGAGG AGTTTGACAGGTTTCTGGCAGAAAGAGCGAGAGCAGCGGAGCGACTCCGTCCCTGA
- the LOC121847288 gene encoding target of Myb protein 1-like, giving the protein MEFLTGNPFTTPVGQRIEYATSSSLQSEDWALNMDICDIINETEEGPRDSYKAIKKRIVGNKNFREVMLALTVLEACVKNCGHRFHVLVSTREFVEGVLVRSILPKNNPPLVLHDRVLSLIQAWADAFRSSPALTGVVSVYEDLRRKGLEFPMTELDGYSPNHTPNRTVPDNGPVTVSAAPSSPRPVPISPQLPASQQSEQIPLTFTPYQVKKLKTDLGVVRGNLTVMSDMMSQLDPATAKHSDTELLQELYAACKDMQDKIMELVPRLSEEKLTEELLVANDEINATFTRYQRFQRQRATHAGKCFS; this is encoded by the exons ATGGAGTTTCTGACAGGAAACCCGTTTACTACACCGGTGGGCCAGCGAATAG AATATGCAACCAGCTCCAGTCTCCAGTCGGAGGACTGGGCTCTCAACATGGACATCTGTGACATCATcaatgagacagaggaggg GCCTAGAGATTCATACAAAGCAATAAAGAAGAGGATTGTTGGAAACAAGAACTTCAGAGAGGTCATGCTGGCATTGACT GTGCTGGAAGCGTGTGTGAAGAACTGTGGCCACAGGTTCCATGTGCTAGTCTCAACCAGGGAGTTTGTTGAGGGGGTTCTTGTCAGGTCCATCTTACCCAAGAACAATCCCCCTCTGGTCCTGCATGACAGAGTGCTCAGCCTTATACAG GCATGGGCAGACGCATTCCGCAGCTCACCAGCTCTGACGGGCGTGGTCTCTGTGTACGAGGACCTGAGACGGAaaggactggagtttcccatgACTGAACTAGACGGATACTCTCCCAATCACACTCCAAATAGG ACTGTGCCTGATAACGGGCCTGTCACTGTATCTGCTGCACCCTCATCCCCCAGGCCTGTCCCCATATCACCACAGCTTCCTGCATCCCAACAGAGCGAGCAGATACCCCTCACCTTCACACCTTATCAG GTTAAAAAGTTGAAGACCGACCTGGGAGTGGTTCGAGGTAACCTGACAGTGATGTCAGATATGATGTCTCAACTGGATCCAGCAACAGCTAAGCATTCAGACACAGAGCTGCTTCAG GAGTTGTATGCAGCATGTAAAGACATGCAGGATAAGATAATGGAGCTGGTCCCAAGACTCAGTGAGGAGAAACTGACAGAGGAGCTGCTGGTTGCCAACGATGAAATCAATGCCACATTCACTCGCTACCAGAG GTTTCAGAGACAAAGAGCTACACATGCAGGTAAGTGTTTTTCTTAA